A window of Rutidosis leptorrhynchoides isolate AG116_Rl617_1_P2 unplaced genomic scaffold, CSIRO_AGI_Rlap_v1 contig74, whole genome shotgun sequence genomic DNA:
ATTTAGGTTCTTTGCTTGAAATGAAAAGATCAATCTGAGTTTCCCAATTTATCTTTTGTGTTGTTTCAAGATGCTTCCAACTGGTCAACTGGCCAAAAACATAATCTCTTGCAGTTTGAGGTTTTCATCCTTTCCTATTAATTTTTACATGTGGGACCAAACACCACTTCAAAGTTCAAACATTCAAACTAACACTTAGAAGCTTCTTCTTCTTGCAAAGCCTAGAAAAGGAAAGCAGAAATATAAATAATACCTAGAGATGAAATAATTCCAATATCAAATCGTATTTCTTTTTTTGGATCTGATATTGACTGACGGTATTCTGAGTGACCTATTCCTACCGAGCTGAATATGATTATCGCTAATTTTCCTACAGTTAAGCTAGACCAAAATAATTGATTTACAATTTTGACTAAAACTTGTGATGAATAGAGAACTTTTCAACCTTCACCTTCAACAAACATACTTATaacataaatattaaaaaaaattattttaaaaatgactaGAAAGTCGAACATGGAAGAGTTTGAATGGAGGGAACCGTTGATTCCTTTAGAAAATTCGAGTCTACCGGCCATAAATTGAAGTGTAAAAAATCAGGGATTCAAGAGTGAGTTAGATTTGTACAGGGACTTATATGATTGGAATCCAGAAAGTTAAATGCTTAACAATAAGCCTAACAGAGTGAGTCAAGCCCTTGTATGATTCCATGTTTGGCATTGTTCAAGCATATCTCTTCCAAATTGGTACCCTCGAACTTTGACGGGAATGTACGAACCAGAATCCTCGACCATATAACATTACATAAAACGGAGTTTTTATATAACATTATTTAAATCGAGTTTTTCAAAAATTGCCGAACTGAAACAGAATGTACGACTTCTAGCCAAAAGATGAGAGTCAAAAAGAAACAAAGCAACATAGTTAGAATTAACCCAACTAACCATCTATGTCTTTCCTCTCTCACTCAAAATAGTTcttttcaaaatcaactaaaccgAGAAAGTACTGTGCTACAGAAACTGTGATGAGGCAGTAACTTTACATACACTCTTGCAAAAAAGTGTAGCTTAGATTGATCGATGATTTGGTTCTCTCTCAATTCAACAAGCACACCCTCCTGATTGCTGCTGTGCTTGAGATGAGTTGGTGTTGGAGGACCTAAGATTAACATCAACCATATCTTCCTGTTTTGTTGAAGACAGTGTTTCCATTCCAGGCAAAGCTGCTGCAATCTTCCTAAAGAGTGGCTGAAATTTTGACCAAGACAACTCACTCAATAAGGTTGCTTAAAAAAGTTTTACTGGAAAATTTTAGAAGTAGATTTTTCAGCAGAGGACAAAAAACTGGAGTCGAAACCAAACACCGTACCTTTATGTTAAAGCCAGCCTTAGCACTAGTCTCGATAAACATAACATTCAGCTCACGACCTTTGGCCTCCCCTTCCTCAATTGAAACTTGCCTGCCAAGCCACAATTAGGCAGTCTAGTTATAAACACTATTTGCGACCGGTGGTCACAAACTAGTACTGCTAGCCAACATTTCTTAGCCAGGGAAATGACCAACCCAATTCACAAAACTTAAATGAACAGAGTATGGGAACAAAAGTTGAGCTTCAGTTTACCTTTTTTCCACGAGATCTGTTTTATTCCCAACAAGGACTATGATAACATCACTGCCCCTTTCAGTACGGACCTCTTCAATCcacttggcagtatttaggaatgatTGTCTGCCTAATCCAGCACAAAAACACTAAATAATTGACACTTTAAGAGAAAATTCCCACCAAACAGAAAATAAGTATATATAGTACATAAAAGTTTGCTGTTGTGAGACCACCAATAAGAAAAGTTGATTAAAAGAGAGATTTTGAAAACTGGTCACTCAATAGGGTCATAGATGGACAACTCCACTATTATAAGATTCATCAAGAACTCAGTACATAGCTTAGGCAGTACCTAGGATCTCAATCAAAATGCATTGGTTATGTTTGGCTAAGAGaactttttaaaatatattttaccACGAAAAGGTAGTATTTGTCTCTCCAGGTACATTAAAACATAAATGTAAAATGACTTGCGATAATTGAAGGTTCTAAGGCAGAAAGAAGAAGAAGTTGGATATGGAACATACTCGCTACATCATAGACAATGACTGCTACAGAGGAATCTCTAATGTAGCTTGGAATAAGACTCCTAAACCTTTCTTGTCCAGCAGTATCCCtgaaataaaaattcaaaatttaaCAAAAGAGACTAATTGAACAGCAGATAAAAGCAGATTCATCAAAGAGCACAAGCACTCGAAAATTTATGTTTGTCAACATAGAATGCATGAAGACACAACATTATGCACGAATGTAAAAGCACACGTATCATGCGTCCATGACATGGAGAGAACTCATGCAAACCATCAAAGAAACACGTCCTGATGAATACAGTAACTTAAAAGCATTAAATACTAGGTTCATTCCTACTTCACCAAATGTAAATAAATCGCTCAATGTCGCAGCAAGCTAAACATAAATGCAACACAACTCGAAGAACTAGATCCAGACATTAAACAGAAGTCATCAAGCTTTTTGAAAAACACGGCTTTCAAAAATTCGTCCAACCTAAGAGAAATTGCCACACCACAATCTAACTGCCAAAATCATGTAGATGGGATAATTTTGCAATTAAGAGAAACCCCAAAAAACATACTATCATCTGCAACATTTCAGAGCGTGTAAAAGAACAAGAGGTGGTATTCTCACCAGAGCTGCAAACGGACAGTTCGATCTTCAAGGTACATGGTCTTTGAAAGAAAATCAATCCCAATGGTAGCCTGATCATCATGAATACGAAACATAAATAAGATCGGGGAATGCAACAAGGTGTTGTGATTGTGATCTCAAATCTCAATAAGACCCATATGAATGAGCGAATAATCAGATTGAAAAGCCAGATCAACGAACCTGATAGGTGTTGTCGAATTTGTCGTACATGAAGCGAGTGATGATGCTAGTCTTGCCCACAGATTGATCCCCCAAGAAGACAAGCTTGTATTTGGCCAAAGCCGATACCGGAGCCATTTGATTCCGATCTTCACTCACTCTCTAAGGATCTATGCTATCGAGATCTCCTCTCCTCCCAGTTGGCTATTGGAGGTGGGACCTTCTTTCTAGCTCGCGAGCTCCCTCTGTATTTTTTCCTGCGTTAACAAGGAACCAATATatattttctcttttttttttttctcttttttctcCCGTAGTaagatcttttttttcttcttatggtcaaagtcttttattttttatttaattcaaAAAAATAAAATCTTTTACTTTTTGAAAAAAAATCGGTTTTTTTCCTAGGGCATATTTATTTGTCTAGATACATTCTATAAAATAAAATTGAGCTATTATGTTATCAATAAAAATCGAGTTATTATAATTTCACGTTTCATCGTGGAATGTAATGTTAATACTGTATATTGTTAACATCAAAAAGATAATGTTaatatattgttttttttttaaagttagtaaaGCGCCACtaatcatttattagcaaaatttAAATGAACTAAATCAAATATATAATTTGATAGTTTTTTAAAAATAAAACACAATGAACTAGCAAGGTAGGAAGAATTGTATTTTGCCAACATCCAAATATATTGTTATTTTCAAAAATAATGTTTtcctaattttttttatatacctAATACAATAATTTATCCATCTAAAGTTCGCTCTCCCAAAAATCGAACTCATGATCTAAGAAACGTCTTAACCATTGAGCCACGTTCTGGTTggccaaattattatttttaaagttaATTATTTTCTTAAAATATACTCTTAATAggattagagttagatttttttagatttattttaaaaattatatttaatttattatagatTCTTAattatactttattaatatatatttttttaatttactGAAAAAATATTATTTCTTTTTTCGAAGAGACTTAAAATAAATAGAATTCGTATAGCAGACTCCAGACGATAAAACCGAATGTTGTTATTGTTGGTCTAATCTTTTGCCGTACGATGTCCCATTTTGTCTTTGGTTATGATTCATCTGGTGATGACTGCAAAGTCGTCAGGATTAGGTACTTGGAGCCGAGATAGGATTTTTTTGAAAGATACGGGGGTGGCAAGAACAATTGCTTTATCAAGCAGGTTAGAGGACAAGTCTGGAGCTGATGCAGGTTGCCTATTCGTTGTTTATAGCTTGAAAGAAAATTCTTGTAGGAAGGGAAGCATATAATTTACCTTACTAACTTTTATGACCAGAGTTACATGGATACTTCAACTGCAAGTGTTTCAGGGAACATTCACTTCCTTGTGGCTCCACTTAGGGGTAAAATGGAAGTTAATATGATTGCGTGTTTTGATTTATCCAGGGAGAGCTTCACTATGATTCTGCCATTGCCTGATTCTTTGCTTTATAGCGACCTGTATATGACAGTGTTAGGAGGCTGCCTTTGCATTATTTCGTTTCGTGATGAAGCAACGAATGGAGGTGAAGATATATGGGTAATGAAAGAATATGGTGTAAAGGAGTCTTGGACGAAGCTGTTCACTGTATGATCCTAAGACGAAAAAGATGAAAATTGTCAGAAAATTGAAAAGGGCACTGCCGAAAAACTTTTATGCAGACGTCATGGTTGAGAGCCTTGTTTCACTAGAGGTCATGCAATAGGAAAAGAAGGCGCAGGCAGCAACAAAAGAACAAGTTTGCGTGTTAATTTTACTGTTGTGAATTTATTTGGTTGCTCGTCTTTGCTAGCTATATTAAGTATCCGGTACCTAGTGGTCTGGTTGTTGTTGTTTACTTTTCTATGTTGTAATTATATCAACAGAATCGGCTATTTTCTAATGATTAGCTATTTGTGACCTTGGCTGTGCCTTTAAAAAAAATTGCAGTATGTTGGCTTAGAACTTCATATGTAGGCTATAGTAGTTCCTAATTAACATTAGGCAACATCTCGAAACAGCATAGGTACTTAAATGAGGTTTTGATGCAAGTATTTAATGACTGCATTTCATGGAATGGTTTGAAATGTTGGACATTTGTCAAAGTTATCTTGGTAGCCATTGCGGGAGCAAAGAAAAGTTGGTTTAATTTTACTCTGCCAATATCTAGTCTAATATTCCATTGCAGGAACATATTATAAGTAAAGAAGAATATCATCCATTACAAAGATGCAAAACAAAAATAGTCTTATTGGTCAAACTCTACTTCTACCCGACCATAGCTAACAAATCACTCTGTTTGCAGAAACAATGTTTTTTTGCTGTTCCGAAATCAACTTGCAAGAAGCTTCGCGTTCAGAACAGATTAGATAAAATTATAATACGGTGAAAGATTGGAAACATGAAGTGATTTAAACTGGAAACATTAAGTGATTTAAATGTTAACCTAAGTTCGTATACTTACATCATAAGCATTTATGTCTGAGAAAAGAACCTGAAAATAGAAAACGTAAAAATTTTTATATAGGCACTGACTTATTGCAAACAAAGATATATACAGTGCATTTGGTACTACCTTGTTTCCGGCCTGCACTTCCCCGTAGTGATGAATCCTTATATAGACAGTCATATGCTGCAACATacactatattttttaaaaaaatttatagtATACTCAATAAATAATTTTGATTCGAACATTTATGAGTTAAATAAATTTAAGTACATAAAATTCAGATACCAAACATAAGTTACTATTTACACATCAAGTCATATAGTTTCATGAATTATCATGAATTATACTAATATTTCGACCCTCTAATTACCTAACTGTGATATCatcttgaaaatatatatatatatatatatacatatacacatatatgtatTAAAATGTTTATAGTGTCAAAAACGATTTTatttattttctagtaaaatattttAACATATGTTAGATTTTTATTGAAAGTCCATCACTGCTTCCCCGTCAAGATCAGAACCAACAGATAGTATTTAAATTGAAATCAAATTGTTAACAATAAATTCGTCAAGCATTTGAAAATAGATGAATTCATGACCATCTATTCTCACCTCGCCCATTAGATAGCGCTCAAATTTAACGGTTGACTTCGACAACAGAATTCCACCAACAGATTTCAAAACACAAAACAATTTAACAATCACAACATATTAGGAGTAAATCTATTGGCAATTGCCACCGATGAtttaaaataaattataaatatgcATGTAGAGATTAAATAGTTTGATGTAGCCAGTTAGTATAGTATGTGGCGCCAATTCAAAAGGTTCGAATTCTTTCCTTTGAACTTTACTCTTATTTTTTCTTATTCTTTTATTTTGGGCTGAGAAGTTATGTTCTGTTTTGGGCCAGATGGGTTTTTATTGCATTTAAAACTGTCCATTCCTCCATTTTTCCTTCCTTTTTTTACTTTTGGACATGgaaagttaatttttttttgaatGTTTGGGCCAATAGAACTGTTATAGAAGTCATTTTCAAATCTGCAACATATTAAATATATCTAActtaataattacttttatataattaatgttttaaAGGATTGAGCataaatttttattaaaacatttatgccaaacgtatattttttaaaaataatcTTTATTGTTTAAACAAATATATCTCTCACTTactaattaattttaaatttttagtGTAAATGTTTTAAAGGATTGTATCTCACAAATTTTATTATATTAACTAATTTTATTTTAATTGAAAATAATTCATTTATTTTGTTTATATATTTCGCGATTGTAAAGAAAGAATATGATCACTTCTTAATAAAAAATGCGATGTATAATAGAAAAATTTTCACGTCGATATATTAATCATATTTTGTCCCCGATGCAAAAAATTCCTGGATCCGCCACCGCAACATGCTCTTGTACAGTTACATCGATCACCGATACGAGAAAACGTAATGGATGGATATGATGCCATACCTCTGGCAGCTGCTCAAGTCGAACAAGAACTCTATCAGCTTGTGGAACAACCTACAAGACCCAATGAGCTATAATTAACATCTGCATTTCATTTACAGAAATAAAAAAGATATACATTATTATTACATATATGCAAGACTCAATACCTTGCTTGGCTCCCATTTGCTAGAAGTAGAAATAGCACCGACTCTCAAAGAATTTGTTCTTCGTCCTAGCCCTGTTCAAAACATACTGTCAGAATTTCATTGCATCGAAATTTCCAGCTTCTAAAGCTCTCAACAGCCCAACAACTCTGAGCGGTTCTCAATAAGGCTACAACTCGGAAAGGTACTCAACAACACTACAAGACGGAACAGTTTTAACAAGTCTACGAGCCGGAATGGGTAGTTCTCAATAATGGGGGCAGAAATTCAATGTTCTGCCACAGAATAAAAAAGGGTTTGGAGAAGATAGACCTTGTTGCGTATGGTTTGAGATAGAAGGACAGTAAGTAGTCTTGCTGAAAAGGATTGGTTTTGGGACTGTAACGAAAGAAAGCGCCATGGATTGATAAGATGAAGAAAAACAAGATTAGATGATTACAGGATAGTGAATGTACCAAAAGTCTTGTTCTGTTCGAAAACCCAACTGGACTTACTGTTTACTCCTGACACGTGTCACATTGTGGTTTGAATAGTTCCAACTTCCAAGTCTTTCCTCCTCTGTTCCTGGTTTTGGGCCAAACTCATTCAGTTGAAACTTGATGGGCTTTGTTGCATAAAAGACAAAGCTTTTGTCTTTGGCATCATCACAAGTCCATCATGTTCTAGTTTGACATTTTAATTCAGTAGCAACAAAGAATAAATTTTGTAAAACTGGCATGCCATTTATGTACTACTACCCAATAATTGCTCAATTTTTTTATACCATCTCCTCTGAAAAATGAGCTTCCTAAAATTGTCTAAGATCGCTAATTGAGGCCAATCTCTCTTTGCAACCTAACGCCACAAGTATCTGCATATGGTTTCAATTTGGAGAAGAATGGAAACTTTTCAGAGAATCAGCTAGTTTTGGTGATTTCAACTACCAAAACCAAACACTAATTCCTGAGAAGTCACATAACTCATTGCTTGCATAGTTTTAACTTAAAACTGAACAAGAAATTGGCGGTCGGCTAACGGTTATCGATTTCACCGATGGGTTTCCGGTCCCTACTTTTATTTAGGACTAATTCAACCAGATATTAGAATTGAAATTTATCGATAAAAGTTAGAAAGTCGTCGACAATTCTGATCCCCTACAGTGAAACGATATAGATAAAACATATATAACTGACAAATACACATTTAAGACTTTCACGGAATTGATGGAGAGTGACAAATGACAATCTACATACTGTCCAGGTAGGTTCAATTCCAAGCAAGCAATAAATACAAATCGATCGGTGACCTGAATTAAATTAATATCAGCCTACGTTGACTGACTTTTTAAACCCTGGATTGGGAAATTGTAACTGATCATAGTATAGATTTGACTTTGACGAAACAAAATCCAAATAGTAATCGTGATCGGAAATTTTCAATCGTCTGATTTTCTAAAATATGAGTACGTGTCACTACCTAGTCCAATCAATCGTTTTTATCTACACTCCATTTGCAAATATGAAATCGAAAACCACTCCTAATTTTGTTCGCTCCACTCCTAATTTTGTTACATCCACTCTATTATACACCGGTAATCACATGGCAATCAGGCTGGAGAAAGTAAAACGCCAGAGTGGAAGGATGTAGAGAAAATGAAAACAATTACTGTCATACCCCTGAGAACCACCTGAACATTTCAGTGATTTCTTCTCCGACACGGTTTGCCTCCAAGTC
This region includes:
- the LOC139885061 gene encoding 10 kDa chaperonin 1, chloroplastic-like, translating into MALSFVTVPKPILFSKTTYCPSISNHTQQGLGRRTNSLRVGAISTSSKWEPSKVVPQADRVLVRLEQLPEHMTVYIRIHHYGEVQAGNKVLFSDINAYDLLAS
- the LOC139885058 gene encoding ras-related protein RABH1b — its product is MAPVSALAKYKLVFLGDQSVGKTSIITRFMYDKFDNTYQATIGIDFLSKTMYLEDRTVRLQLWDTAGQERFRSLIPSYIRDSSVAVIVYDVASRQSFLNTAKWIEEVRTERGSDVIIVLVGNKTDLVEKRQVSIEEGEAKGRELNVMFIETSAKAGFNIKPLFRKIAAALPGMETLSSTKQEDMVDVNLRSSNTNSSQAQQQSGGCAC